The following coding sequences lie in one Silene latifolia isolate original U9 population chromosome 5, ASM4854445v1, whole genome shotgun sequence genomic window:
- the LOC141655223 gene encoding protein FAR1-RELATED SEQUENCE 5-like has protein sequence MTLKLRIIGIEVAHNAVEVAYNDTIVAHIAIEVAQIATKYFPGQISAYSIIIAMSDPTSNVTSSSCNDIHVSAITSKDSNDIVESSIISTVLIEPPDASSSTPHVEQHSVPSRVHQLLLDSTPGGSELWTRNVAPEFKPYIDQLFGMLEEAISFYDVYAEACGFEPRKSSQKRFVSGDVKYKFVVCNREGFRDRKRKATVLDSGKEQATPRPFDIRNTKLTRIGYTAMIDFHYNGDGYVVFQFREWHNHRLCSLRNQQFQKKHRHLHLYHKKTIIDHLRVNQGPTRAFRNVKEYVDDYENVGAQLVDFKNFGRDIKCFIGVTPAIFGITIGDRDAQLFVNYFEDKRDTTEGFYFAYEVDSGKCLVRAFWCDAESRRNYALFGDYITYDPTYSTNKYCMLFTPFTGVDHHKRSVTFASALLFHEDEDSFTWVFQKFLDAMGQREPHCIITDQCVGIKLGLRAVFKHAKRRYYMWHIMQKLTDKVGPAISKETDFVSRLNAIVWDAELEPLEFEEKWCQLVNEHNLDGNSWLSTMFRKRRKWIPAYFRDVPMGCLLRTTQRSESRNNFFKRFENAHGTLVEFLMRFQSAIDLFNRKGIICRHIIWVYSGKQVHTLPDKYILMRWTKNAHKIPLYGPHGELIEDFDATDLRKMEMCKLWSEFYATISVLKNVSMKDITDLVDTLKQFRVKLNPQSESMTKEQELEMLLRCSSLTEVRILPPRQAKNKGSGKRMISKKQ, from the exons TTTTCCTGGTCAAATCTCTGCGTATTCAATCATCATTGCGATGTCTg ATCCTACAAGTAATGTAACTTCTTCTTCCTGTAATGATATTCATGTCTCTGCCATTACCTCTAAAGATAGTAATGATATTGTTGAGTCTTCAATTATTTCTACTGTTCTCATTGAACCACCTGATGCATCTAGCTCTACTCCacatgttgaacaacattctgtTCCTTCTCGTGTGCATCAACTACTTTTGGACTCCACACCTGGTGGTAGTGAATTGTGGACAAGGAATGTTGCACCTGAGTTTAAACCTTATATTGACCAGTTGTTTGGGATGTTGGAAGAAGCTATTAGTTTTTATGATGTGTATGCAGAAGCATGTGGTTTTGAACCTAGGAAGTCTTCCCAAAAAAGGTTTGTTTCTGGTGATGTGAAGTATAAATTTGTTGTTTGCAACCGTGAAGGTTTTAGAGATCGTAAGAGGAAGGCTACTGTTTTAGATAGTGGAAAGGAGCAGGCAACTCCCAGGCCTTTTGATATCAGGAACACTAAATTAACTAGGATTGGTTATACTGCTATGATTGATTTTCATTATAATGGGGATGGTTATGTTGTTTTTCAGTTTCGTGAGTGGCATAATCACCGTCTTTGTTCACTTAGAAATCAACAGTTTCAAAAAAAACACAGGCACCTCCATCTTTACCATAAAAAGACAATTATAGATCATTTAAGGGTTAATCAAGGGCCAACAAGGGCATTTAGAAATGTCAAGGAATATGTAGATGACTATGAGAATGTTGGAGCTCAACTGGTTGATTTTAAGAATTTTGGAAGGGATATCAAATGTTTCATAGGtgtaacacccgccattttt gggattacaataGGAGACCGGGATGCTCAACTGTTTGTTAACTATTTTGAGGATAAACGTGATACCACTGAAGGTTTTTACTTTGCTTATGAGGTGGATTCTGGTAAATGCTTGGTTCGTGCGTTTTGGTGTGATGCAGAGTCTCGTAGAAACTATGCTTTGTTTGGTGATTACATCACTTACGATCCAACTTACAGTACGAATAAGTATTGTATGCTTTTCACTCCTTTTACTGGCGTAGACCACCACAAAAGGTCAGTTACTTTTGCTTCTGCCTTGCTATTTCATGAGGATGAAGATTCGTTCACGTGGGTCTTTCAAAAGTTCCTTGATGCTATGGGACAGCGAGAGCCACACTGTATAATAACTGATCAGTGTGTTGGAATAAAGCTGGGTTTGCGTGCTGTCTTCAAACATGCTAAGCGCAGATATtacatgtggcatatcatgcaaaAGCTTACTGATAAGGTTGGGCCTGCAATATCGAAAGAGACTGATTTTGTCAGCCGTTTGAATGCTATTGTTTGGGATGCTGAGTTAGAACCTCTTGAATTTGAAGAAAAGTGGTGTCAGTTGGtcaatgagcataatcttgacgGTAATTCCTGGTTGTCAACCATGTTTAGAAAAAGGAGAAAATGGATCCCAGCTTATTTTCGTGATGTTCCTATGGGTTGTCTATTACGAACAACTCAACGTTCTGAGAGTCGGAATAATTTTTTCAAGCGTTTTGAAAATGCACATGGTACACTTGTTGAATTCTTAATGCGGTTTCAAAGCGCCATTGAT TTGTTCAACAGGAAGGGTATTATTTGTAGACACATTATCTGGGTTTACTCTGGAAAACAAGTACACACTTTGCCCGATAAATACATTCTTATGCGGTGGACCAAGAATGCACATAAGATCCCTCTTTATGGTCCACATGGTGAGTTAATTGAGGATTTTGATGCCACTGATTTAAGAAAGATGGAAATGTGCAAGTTATGGTCAGAGTTCTACGCGACCATCAGTGTGCTCAAGAATGTCTCTATGAAGGACATCACTGATCTTGTTGACACCCTTAAACAATTCAGGGTGAAACTCAATCCGCAATCAGAGTCAATGACCAAAGAGCAGGAGTTGGAGATGCTTCTTAGGTGCAGTTCATTAACTGAGGTGAGGATTCTACCACCTCGTCAGGCAAAGAACAAGGGTAGCGGGAAGAGAATGATCTCCAAAAAGCAATAA